One part of the Phragmites australis chromosome 3, lpPhrAust1.1, whole genome shotgun sequence genome encodes these proteins:
- the LOC133911935 gene encoding glutamine synthetase root isozyme 5 codes for MASLTDLVNLNLSDCTDKIIVEYIWVGGSGIDLRSKARTVKGPVTDASQLPKWNYDGSSTGQAPGEDSEVILYPQAIFKDPFRKGDNILVMCDCYTPQGVPIPTNKRYNAAKIFSHPDVAAEVPWYGIEQEYTLLQKDVSWPLGWPVGGYPGPQGPYYCAAGADKAFGRDVVDAHYKACLYAGINISGINGEVMPGQWEFQVGPSVGIDAADQIWVARYILERITEMAGVVLSLDPKPIKGDWNGAGAHTNYSTKSMREPGGYEVIKKAIEKLGKRHQEHIAAYGDGNERRLTGRHETADINTFKWGVANRGASIRVGRDTEKEGKGYFEDRRPASNMDPYVVTGMIAETTLLWKGN; via the exons ATGGCCAGCCTCACCGATCTCGTTAACCTCAACCTCAGCGACTGCACCGACAAGATCATCGTCGAGTACATCTG GGTTGGAGGATCCGGCATAGACCTCAGGAGCAAAGCAAGA ACGGTGAAAGGCCCCGTCACCGATGCGAGCCAGCTGCCCAAGTGGAACTACgacggctccagcaccggacaGGCTCCTGGAGAGGACAGCGAAGTCATCCTCTA CCCTCAAGCCATTTTCAAGGACCCGTTCAGGAAGGGCGACAACATCCTT GTGATGTGCGACTGCTACACGCCACAAGGAGTGCCAATCCCCACGAACAAGAGGTACAATGCTGCCAAGATCTTCAGCCACCCTGATGTCGCAGCTGAGGTGCCATG GTACGGTATTGAGCAGGAGTACACTCTCCTTCAGAAGGATGTGAGCTGGCCCCTTGGCTGGCCTGTTGGTGGCTACCCTGGTCCTCAG GGACCATACTACTGTGCTGCCGGCGCCGATAAGGCCTTTGGGCGCGACGTCGTTGACGCCCACTACAAGGCCTGCCTCTACGCCGGGATCAACATCAGTGGCATCAACGGGGAAGTCATGCCTGGCCAG TGGGAGTTCCAAGTTGGCCCGTCCGTTGGGATCGATGCTGCTGACCAGATATGGGTTGCCCGCTACATTCTTGAG AGGATCACTGAGATGGCCGGAGTTGTGCTCTCCCTCGACCCCAAGCCGATCAAG GGTGACTGGAATGGTGCTGGTGCTCACACCAACTACAGTACCAAGTCGATGAGGGAGCCTGGGGGCTACGAGGTGATCAAGAAGGCGATCgagaagctcgggaagaggcACCAGGAGCACATCGCCGCCTACGGCGATGGCAACGAGCGCCGCCTCACCGGCCGCCACGAGACCGCCGACATCAACACCTTCAAATGG GGCGTGGCGAACCGCGGCGCGTCCATCCGCGTGGGCCGTGACACGGAGAAGGAGGGCAAGGGCTACTTCGAGGACCGCAGGCCGGCCTCCAACATGGACCCCTACGTCGTCACCGGCATGATCGCCGAGACCACCCTCCTGTGGAAGGGAAACTAA
- the LOC133911936 gene encoding protein VAC14 homolog isoform X1: MAADALSIIPGAVLRNLSDKLYEKRKNAALEIEGIVKQLATAGEHEKISAVISLLTNDFTYSPQANHRKQGGLIGLAAVTVGLTTEAAQHLEQIVPPVLNSFLDQDSRVRYYACEALYNIAKVVRGDFIIYFNKIFDALCKLSADSDANVQSAAHLLDRLVKDIVTESDQFSIEEFIPLLRERMNVLNPYVRQFLVGWITVLDSVPDIDMLGFLPDFLDGLFNMLSDSSHEIRQQADAALSEFLQEIKNSPNVDYGRMAEILVRRAGSSDEFTRLTSITWINEFVKLGGEQLVPYYADILGAILPCISDEEEKIRVVARETNEELRAIKADPTEGFDIGAILSIAKRELNSDHEATRIEALHWFSTLLTRYRVEFLAYLNDIFDPLLNALSDPSDAVVLLVLEVHACIAAESHHFHHLVSYLIRTFHNNHVLLEKRGALIVRRLCVLLGAEKVYRKFSTILESEIDLDFASVMVQALNLILLTSTELGELRSILKKSLVDSCGKDLFQSLYASWCHSPMATISLCLLAQAYNHASCVIQSLGEEDINVKFLVQLDKLIRLLETPVFAYLRLQLLEPGKHTWLLKTLYGLLMLLPQQSAAFKILRTRLKTVPFSENLKRTSSANPYSQILQVTEDGNRNQDTQNYSAINFPSLLQQFENMQQQHRDHLKNQLQSRKSASAVTLSQEIQRFEEANSSLSEISRPASRTSKVIS, translated from the exons CAGGGTGGGTTGATTGGCCTTGCAGCAGTTACTGTCGGACTCACCACCGAGGCCGCTCAGCATCTCGAG CAAATCGTGCCTCCTGTGCTTAATTCTTTCCTGGACCAAGATAGCAGAGTGCGCTACTATGCTTGTGAAGCACTATACAACATAGCAAAG GTTGTGAGAGGGGATTTCATCATCTACTTCAACAAGATTTTTGATGCGTTATGCAAGCTGTCTGCAGATTCTGATGCTAATGTGCAGAGTGCAGCTCATCTTCTTGACAGGCTTGTCAAG GATATCGTAACTGAGAGTGATCAGTTCAG CATAGAAGAATTTATACCACTCTTGAGAGAGCGCATGAACGTGTTGAATCCTTATGTAAGACAATTTTTGGTGGGGTGGATAACAGTGTTAGACAGTGTGCCTGATATTGACATGCTTGGTTTCCTTCCTGATTTTCTCGATG GTTTGTTCAATATGCTGAGTGATTCCAGTCATGAGATAAGGCAGCAAGCTGATGCAGCTCTTTCTGAGTTTTTACAGGAGATAAAGAATTCACCA AATGTAGATTATGGTCGTATGGCTGAAATACTTGTTCGGAGGGCAGGCTCTTCTGATGAATTCACTCGGTTGACGTCTATCACATGG ATCAATGAGTTTGTGAAGCTTGGCGGGGAACAACTCGTTCCTTACTATGCAGATATTTTGGGTGCTATCTTACCATGCATATCTgatgaagaggagaaaattcGAGTG GTTGCACGTGAAACTAACGAGGAACTTCGTGCTATAAAAGCTGATCCAACCGAGGGATTTGATATTGGAGCGATTCTCTCAATTGCAAAAAG AGAATTGAATAGCGATCATGAGGCCACTCGGATTGAAGCATTGCATTGGTTCTCCACCCTGCTGACTCGTTATCGTGTTGAG TTCTTGGCGTACCTGAATGATATCTTCGATCCACTTCTAAATGCACTCTCTGATCCTTCAGATGCG GTTGTCCTATTAGTATTGGAagttcatgcatgcattgctgCAGAGTCTCACCACTTCCATCATCTTGTATCCTATCTAATCCGCACCTTCCACAACAATCATGTTCTGCTGGAGAA GCGTGGTGCTTTGATAGTCCGTCGGCTTTGTGTTCTTCTGGGTGCTGAAAAAGTTTATCGAAAATTCTCCACTATTCTTGAGAGTGAAATTGACCTTGATTTTGCATCCGTCATGGTTCAG GCCTTGAATTTAATTTTGCTCACGTCGACTGAACTTGGTGAGCTGCGCTCTATTCTTAAGAAGTCATTGGTGGATTCTTGTGGCAAGGACTTGTTTCAATCTTTATATGCTTCGTGGTGCCACTCTCCAATGGCTACGATCAGCTTGTGTTTGCTTGCTCAG GCATACAATCATGCCAGCTGTGTTATTCAGTCTCTGGGAGAAGAAGACATAAATGTGAAATTTTTGGTGCAATTAGATAAATTGATCCGTCTCTTAGAGACTCCAGTATTTGCTTACTTGCGTTTACAG CTTCTTGAGCCTGGAAAACACACTTGGCTTCTGAAAACACTATATGGTCTGCTGATGCTGTTGCCTCAG CAAAGTGCAGCCTTCAAGATCTTGAGGACTCGACTGAAGACTGTGCCGTTCAGTGAAAATCTCAAGCGCACATCTTCAGCAAATCCATACTCTCAGATTCTGCAAGTGACAGAAGATGGCAATCGAAACCAAGATACACAGAACTATAGTGCAATCAATTTCCCATCCCTTCTCCAGCAATTTGAGAacatgcagcagcagcaccgagatcatttgaAGAATCAACTGCAATCCCGCAAATCTGCTTCAGCTGTAACATTATCACAG GAGATACAAAGATTCGAAGAAGCAAATTCCTCGTTATCAGAGATTAGCAGGCCCGCTTCAAGAACTTCCAAAGTCATTTCATGA
- the LOC133911936 gene encoding protein VAC14 homolog isoform X2, which yields MAADALSIIPGAVLRNLSDKLYEKRKNAALEIEGIVKQLATAGEHEKISAVISLLTNDFTYSPQANHRKGGLIGLAAVTVGLTTEAAQHLEQIVPPVLNSFLDQDSRVRYYACEALYNIAKVVRGDFIIYFNKIFDALCKLSADSDANVQSAAHLLDRLVKDIVTESDQFSIEEFIPLLRERMNVLNPYVRQFLVGWITVLDSVPDIDMLGFLPDFLDGLFNMLSDSSHEIRQQADAALSEFLQEIKNSPNVDYGRMAEILVRRAGSSDEFTRLTSITWINEFVKLGGEQLVPYYADILGAILPCISDEEEKIRVVARETNEELRAIKADPTEGFDIGAILSIAKRELNSDHEATRIEALHWFSTLLTRYRVEFLAYLNDIFDPLLNALSDPSDAVVLLVLEVHACIAAESHHFHHLVSYLIRTFHNNHVLLEKRGALIVRRLCVLLGAEKVYRKFSTILESEIDLDFASVMVQALNLILLTSTELGELRSILKKSLVDSCGKDLFQSLYASWCHSPMATISLCLLAQAYNHASCVIQSLGEEDINVKFLVQLDKLIRLLETPVFAYLRLQLLEPGKHTWLLKTLYGLLMLLPQQSAAFKILRTRLKTVPFSENLKRTSSANPYSQILQVTEDGNRNQDTQNYSAINFPSLLQQFENMQQQHRDHLKNQLQSRKSASAVTLSQEIQRFEEANSSLSEISRPASRTSKVIS from the exons GGTGGGTTGATTGGCCTTGCAGCAGTTACTGTCGGACTCACCACCGAGGCCGCTCAGCATCTCGAG CAAATCGTGCCTCCTGTGCTTAATTCTTTCCTGGACCAAGATAGCAGAGTGCGCTACTATGCTTGTGAAGCACTATACAACATAGCAAAG GTTGTGAGAGGGGATTTCATCATCTACTTCAACAAGATTTTTGATGCGTTATGCAAGCTGTCTGCAGATTCTGATGCTAATGTGCAGAGTGCAGCTCATCTTCTTGACAGGCTTGTCAAG GATATCGTAACTGAGAGTGATCAGTTCAG CATAGAAGAATTTATACCACTCTTGAGAGAGCGCATGAACGTGTTGAATCCTTATGTAAGACAATTTTTGGTGGGGTGGATAACAGTGTTAGACAGTGTGCCTGATATTGACATGCTTGGTTTCCTTCCTGATTTTCTCGATG GTTTGTTCAATATGCTGAGTGATTCCAGTCATGAGATAAGGCAGCAAGCTGATGCAGCTCTTTCTGAGTTTTTACAGGAGATAAAGAATTCACCA AATGTAGATTATGGTCGTATGGCTGAAATACTTGTTCGGAGGGCAGGCTCTTCTGATGAATTCACTCGGTTGACGTCTATCACATGG ATCAATGAGTTTGTGAAGCTTGGCGGGGAACAACTCGTTCCTTACTATGCAGATATTTTGGGTGCTATCTTACCATGCATATCTgatgaagaggagaaaattcGAGTG GTTGCACGTGAAACTAACGAGGAACTTCGTGCTATAAAAGCTGATCCAACCGAGGGATTTGATATTGGAGCGATTCTCTCAATTGCAAAAAG AGAATTGAATAGCGATCATGAGGCCACTCGGATTGAAGCATTGCATTGGTTCTCCACCCTGCTGACTCGTTATCGTGTTGAG TTCTTGGCGTACCTGAATGATATCTTCGATCCACTTCTAAATGCACTCTCTGATCCTTCAGATGCG GTTGTCCTATTAGTATTGGAagttcatgcatgcattgctgCAGAGTCTCACCACTTCCATCATCTTGTATCCTATCTAATCCGCACCTTCCACAACAATCATGTTCTGCTGGAGAA GCGTGGTGCTTTGATAGTCCGTCGGCTTTGTGTTCTTCTGGGTGCTGAAAAAGTTTATCGAAAATTCTCCACTATTCTTGAGAGTGAAATTGACCTTGATTTTGCATCCGTCATGGTTCAG GCCTTGAATTTAATTTTGCTCACGTCGACTGAACTTGGTGAGCTGCGCTCTATTCTTAAGAAGTCATTGGTGGATTCTTGTGGCAAGGACTTGTTTCAATCTTTATATGCTTCGTGGTGCCACTCTCCAATGGCTACGATCAGCTTGTGTTTGCTTGCTCAG GCATACAATCATGCCAGCTGTGTTATTCAGTCTCTGGGAGAAGAAGACATAAATGTGAAATTTTTGGTGCAATTAGATAAATTGATCCGTCTCTTAGAGACTCCAGTATTTGCTTACTTGCGTTTACAG CTTCTTGAGCCTGGAAAACACACTTGGCTTCTGAAAACACTATATGGTCTGCTGATGCTGTTGCCTCAG CAAAGTGCAGCCTTCAAGATCTTGAGGACTCGACTGAAGACTGTGCCGTTCAGTGAAAATCTCAAGCGCACATCTTCAGCAAATCCATACTCTCAGATTCTGCAAGTGACAGAAGATGGCAATCGAAACCAAGATACACAGAACTATAGTGCAATCAATTTCCCATCCCTTCTCCAGCAATTTGAGAacatgcagcagcagcaccgagatcatttgaAGAATCAACTGCAATCCCGCAAATCTGCTTCAGCTGTAACATTATCACAG GAGATACAAAGATTCGAAGAAGCAAATTCCTCGTTATCAGAGATTAGCAGGCCCGCTTCAAGAACTTCCAAAGTCATTTCATGA
- the LOC133911936 gene encoding protein VAC14 homolog isoform X3, protein MAADALSIIPGAVLRNLSDKLYEKRKNAALEIEGIVKQLATAGEHEKISAVISLLTNDFTYSPQANHRKQGGLIGLAAVTVGLTTEAAQHLEQIVPPVLNSFLDQDSRVRYYACEALYNIAKVVRGDFIIYFNKIFDALCKLSADSDANVQSAAHLLDRLVKDIVTESDQFSIEEFIPLLRERMNVLNPYVRQFLVGWITVLDSVPDIDMLGFLPDFLDGLFNMLSDSSHEIRQQADAALSEFLQEIKNSPNVDYGRMAEILVRRAGSSDEFTRLTSITWINEFVKLGGEQLVPYYADILGAILPCISDEEEKIRVVARETNEELRAIKADPTEGFDIGAILSIAKRELNSDHEATRIEALHWFSTLLTRYRVEFLAYLNDIFDPLLNALSDPSDAVVLLVLEVHACIAAESHHFHHLVSYLIRTFHNNHVLLEKRGALIVRRLCVLLGAEKVYRKFSTILESEIDLDFASVMVQALNLILLTSTELGELRSILKKSLVDSCGKDLFQSLYASWCHSPMATISLCLLAQAYNHASCVIQSLGEEDINVKFLVQLDKLIRLLETPVFAYLRLQLLEPGKHTWLLKTLYGLLMLLPQQSAAFKILRTRLKTVPFSENLKRTSSANPYSQILQVTEDGNRNQDTQNYSAINFPSLLQQFENMQQQHRDHLKNQLQSRKSASAVTLSQLSKLLSP, encoded by the exons CAGGGTGGGTTGATTGGCCTTGCAGCAGTTACTGTCGGACTCACCACCGAGGCCGCTCAGCATCTCGAG CAAATCGTGCCTCCTGTGCTTAATTCTTTCCTGGACCAAGATAGCAGAGTGCGCTACTATGCTTGTGAAGCACTATACAACATAGCAAAG GTTGTGAGAGGGGATTTCATCATCTACTTCAACAAGATTTTTGATGCGTTATGCAAGCTGTCTGCAGATTCTGATGCTAATGTGCAGAGTGCAGCTCATCTTCTTGACAGGCTTGTCAAG GATATCGTAACTGAGAGTGATCAGTTCAG CATAGAAGAATTTATACCACTCTTGAGAGAGCGCATGAACGTGTTGAATCCTTATGTAAGACAATTTTTGGTGGGGTGGATAACAGTGTTAGACAGTGTGCCTGATATTGACATGCTTGGTTTCCTTCCTGATTTTCTCGATG GTTTGTTCAATATGCTGAGTGATTCCAGTCATGAGATAAGGCAGCAAGCTGATGCAGCTCTTTCTGAGTTTTTACAGGAGATAAAGAATTCACCA AATGTAGATTATGGTCGTATGGCTGAAATACTTGTTCGGAGGGCAGGCTCTTCTGATGAATTCACTCGGTTGACGTCTATCACATGG ATCAATGAGTTTGTGAAGCTTGGCGGGGAACAACTCGTTCCTTACTATGCAGATATTTTGGGTGCTATCTTACCATGCATATCTgatgaagaggagaaaattcGAGTG GTTGCACGTGAAACTAACGAGGAACTTCGTGCTATAAAAGCTGATCCAACCGAGGGATTTGATATTGGAGCGATTCTCTCAATTGCAAAAAG AGAATTGAATAGCGATCATGAGGCCACTCGGATTGAAGCATTGCATTGGTTCTCCACCCTGCTGACTCGTTATCGTGTTGAG TTCTTGGCGTACCTGAATGATATCTTCGATCCACTTCTAAATGCACTCTCTGATCCTTCAGATGCG GTTGTCCTATTAGTATTGGAagttcatgcatgcattgctgCAGAGTCTCACCACTTCCATCATCTTGTATCCTATCTAATCCGCACCTTCCACAACAATCATGTTCTGCTGGAGAA GCGTGGTGCTTTGATAGTCCGTCGGCTTTGTGTTCTTCTGGGTGCTGAAAAAGTTTATCGAAAATTCTCCACTATTCTTGAGAGTGAAATTGACCTTGATTTTGCATCCGTCATGGTTCAG GCCTTGAATTTAATTTTGCTCACGTCGACTGAACTTGGTGAGCTGCGCTCTATTCTTAAGAAGTCATTGGTGGATTCTTGTGGCAAGGACTTGTTTCAATCTTTATATGCTTCGTGGTGCCACTCTCCAATGGCTACGATCAGCTTGTGTTTGCTTGCTCAG GCATACAATCATGCCAGCTGTGTTATTCAGTCTCTGGGAGAAGAAGACATAAATGTGAAATTTTTGGTGCAATTAGATAAATTGATCCGTCTCTTAGAGACTCCAGTATTTGCTTACTTGCGTTTACAG CTTCTTGAGCCTGGAAAACACACTTGGCTTCTGAAAACACTATATGGTCTGCTGATGCTGTTGCCTCAG CAAAGTGCAGCCTTCAAGATCTTGAGGACTCGACTGAAGACTGTGCCGTTCAGTGAAAATCTCAAGCGCACATCTTCAGCAAATCCATACTCTCAGATTCTGCAAGTGACAGAAGATGGCAATCGAAACCAAGATACACAGAACTATAGTGCAATCAATTTCCCATCCCTTCTCCAGCAATTTGAGAacatgcagcagcagcaccgagatcatttgaAGAATCAACTGCAATCCCGCAAATCTGCTTCAGCTGTAACATTATCACAG TTGTCCAAGCTGCTTTCACCTTGA